Genomic segment of Azospirillum brasilense:
CTCCCGGCATCACCGAGATTCCCGGCGCGCGCCGTCACCGGCAGACGCTGCGCCAGCGGCTGCTGCTGTCGTCCGCGACGGAATCGCCCCAGCGCGGCGGCGGCACCCGGCGCCAGCGCCGCGCGGCGAAGGCCAAGGGGGGCATCGACTTCGCGCGGCTGGCGCTGCGCAGCGTGATCGGCGTGGCGCTGTCCACCCTGTTCGCCGGCGCCGCTTACGCCAACCCGCTGGAAGGCACCGTCACCGCGGGCTCGGCGACCATCCGGTCGGCGACCCCGAAGTCGATGGAGATCCTGCAGTCCACCGACAAGGCCATCATCAACTGGAAGTCCTTCAGCATCGACGCCGGTGAGAAGGTCACCTTCCAGCAGCCGTCGGCCTCCAGCGTCACGCTGAACCGGGTCACCGGCGCCGATCCGTCCAAGATCATGGGCAGCCTGTCGGCCAACGGCACGGTCATGCTGGTCAACCCCAACGGCGTGGTGATCGGCGCCGGGGCGAAGGTGGACGTCGGCGGGCTGGTGGCGACCACCGCCAACATCTCCGACGCCAACTTCATGGCGGGCAAGTACCAGTTCGACCAGGCCTCCACCAAGCCGAACGCCATGGTGGTGAACGAGGGCGACATCACCGTCAAGGACAGCGGCCTCGCCGCCCTGGTGGCCCCGCACGTCCGCAACTCCGGCGTCATCCGCGCCAAGCTCGGCAAGGTCGCGCTGGGCGGTGCGGAGACCTTCACGCTCGACTTCCACGGCGACGGGCTGATCAGCTTCGACGCCAGCTCCGCCGTCAAGACGGTGGCAAAGGACGCGGACGGAAAGCCGGTCGCGGCGCTGGTCGTCAATTCCGGCGAGATCGCCGCCGAGGGCGGCAGCGTCACCCTGTCGGCGCGCGCCGTGAAGGGCGTGATCGACAACGTCATCAACACCGACGGCGTCATCAAGGCCACCTCGGTCGGCAGCGCCAACGGCAAGATCGTCCTCTCCGGCGGCGACAACGGCAAGGTCACCATCGGCGGCACCGTCGACGCCAGCGGGCGCGGGGAGGGGCAGACCGGCGGCACCGTCGTCGCCACCGGCGCCGAGATCGCCGTCAAGAAGAACGCCCGCGTCGACGCCTCCGGCAGCAAGGGCGGCGGCGAGGTCGCCATCGGCAGCAAGACGGGCCGCTCCGGCACCTGGTCGGACAAGGTGACGGTCGAGGCCGGCGCCACCCTGTCCGCCGACGCGGTGAAGTCCGGCAAGGGCGGCGTCGTGACGGTGCTGTCGCAGAAAAGCACAAAGCACGCTGGTAAAATCTCCGCCCGCGGAGGCGCCGAGGGCGGCGACGGCGGCTTCGCCGAGGTGTCGAGCCACAAGGACATCACGCTGACCGGCAGCGTCGACCTGACGGCGCCCAAGGGCGCGGCGGGCGTTTTCCTGCTCGACCCGGAAAGCCTGCGCATCGTCAGCTCCGCCGGCGGCAGCCAGGACGGCGCCGCCAGCGACGGCACGATCGGCGTCAACGACCCCAACCTGGGCAGCGGCGACGCCGTCAATACGGTGTCGAAGCAGGTGCTGGAGAGCATCGCCGGCAACGCGAACATCGTGCTGGAGGCGTCAGGCGAGATCAAGGTGGAGACCAGCCTCGACCTGCAGACCACGACGGGCCACAGCTTCACCCTGCGGTCACTGACCAGCGGTGGGATCGCCTTCACCGACGCCAGCTACGAGATCCGCACCAACGGCGGCGACATCGTGCTGGAAGCCAACGGCATGGCCAGCAGCCTGACCAAGATCGGCAAGCTGACGACCCGCGGCGGCTCGGTGCGGCTGACGGCCACCGACAATGTCCAACTCGCCAACCTGATCGACACCACGCCGGTCTCGGGAAGCGCCGGGGCGGTCTCCGTCAACGCCCAGAGCGGGACGCTGACCGCGTTGGACGCCGGCCGGATCGTCGGCGGCCCGGTCACCCTGACCGCCGGCAGTGCCATCGGCGCCAGCGGCGCGGCGGTGTCGACCAGCAGCACCCAACTCTCCCTGGTCACCGGCGGCAACCTGTTCGTCACCAACGACCAGACGCTGACCGACCTCTCCGTCACCAGCACGCACCGGACGGTCGGGGCCGACAGCCAGTTCTTCCTGGCCTCCACGGGCCTGACCTTCACCGTCACCGATTCGTCCGGCAGCACCGCGCTCGACACGATCAGCCAGGTTGGCGGCCTGAACAGCTTCGCCTTCCGCGGTGACCGGACCATCCAGGTCGGCACGGTCAACGCCGGAGCGGGGTCCGTCGCGCTGACCAGCACCGCCGGCAACATCACCGGCACCAGCGCAGGCCTGCTGACCGGCGGCGCGCTGACGCTGACGGCCCGTGGCTCCTCGGGCAGCAACGGCGCCATCGGCACGTCGTCGCAGGCGCTGAACACCGCCGGCTCCAGCCTGACCGCGACGGCCGGCAGCGGCGGCATCAATTTGTCGAACACCGGCGCGCTGGCCCTGGCCAGCCTGACCAGCGGCGGCGCCACCACCGTCGCGGCCACCGGCGACCTGACGGTCGGCGCGGTGGCCAGCGGCGGTGCGCTGTCTCTGACCAGCGGCGGCAGCATCCTGAACGACGCCGACGCGTCGACCACCATCAGCGCCTACAACCTGTCCCTGGACGCCGCCGGAAGCATCGGCACCAGCGGCACCGCCCTGACCACCGGCAGCTACCTCGTCAGCGCGACCTCGGGCTCGGGCGGCATCCATCTGACGACATCGGGTACGGCGAACCTCACCTCCTTCGTCTCGACCGACGGCGACATCGCGGTCACGACCGGCGGCACCACGTCCATCGGGACGATGACGAGCGCCAACGGGACCAGCAACATATCGGTCACCGCGAACGGCGCCGTGTCCAGCATCGCGGCGAACACCGTGAACGCCGGCGCCAACGGAAACGTCACCCTCACCACCGCCAACGGCGATGTCTACGCGACATCCGGTACGATCACCGGCAACGTCGTGACCATCAACGCCGGGGGCATCACCTCCAACGTCTCGGTGAACACCGCGGCGAAGACGTTGTCGGTCGCCAACGGTTCGGGCACCGTCACGGTCAACCAGACCGGCGCCGTGACCGTCGACAACATCACCTCCTCCGGCTCGTCGGTCGCGCTCACCGTCAGCGGCGGGGCGGCCACGCTGGGGACGATCAAGACGCCCACCGGCGCCATCTCCGTGACGGTGACCGGCGGCGCCATCCTGGGCAAGGACGCCAACAACCGGCTGTCCGCCAACAGCGTCACCCTGAGCACGGACGGCGCCATCGGCAGCGCCGCCACCCATCTGCGCACGTCGACGGCTTCGCTGACGCTGACCAACGTCGGGAATCTGTATCTCGACAACAGCGGCGTGATCCTGACCGGCCTGTCGATCACCAACCGCCATGTCGGCACGAACGCCAACGCGCTGGAACTCACCTCCGAATACTTCAACTTCGTGGTCGGTGACAACGGCACCGCGACCATCCTGGAGGCGGTCGGCAGCCCGAAGCTGAAAACCCTCAGCTTCAACAGCGACATCGACCTGATCGTCGGCGATCTGGCCACGGTGGGCACGGGCGGCACGGTCACGCTGACCTCCACCACCGGCAGCATCCTGGACGACGGCAGCAGGAACACGCGGGTCAATGCCGAGACCGTAAAGCTGAGCGCCGCGGCGGGCAGCCTGGGCGACGCCAACGCTCCGCTGGCGCTCAACGCCACGAAGCTGACGCTGACCACCGGCGGCAACCTGCACGTCACCAACCTGTCCGACATGGCGGAGCTGGGCATCACCAGCACGCATGCGGACACGTCGGTGGTGAACAGCTACTCGATCACCGCGCCGAACTTCGCCTTCGACCTGACCGACGACGCCACCAACGGCTATCTTCTGCGCACGCTGGTCGACACCACCGGCCAGATCTTCTCCTTCAAGGGTGACCGCGACATCCGGCTGGGCCGGGTCGATCTGACCTACAAGACCGGCGTCCTTCCCGACAACGGGACGCCCTCGCCCAGCGAAACCTACAGCATCTTCAACGCCGAGACGACGAACGGGTCGATCCTGGACGACGGGTCGAAGACCACGGTGGTGTTGGCCGGGTCGGTCAATCTGAAGGCCAGCAAGGCGATCGGCAGCGGTACCGGGACCGAGTATCTGGACATCGTCACCCCGGTCCTCAACGCCAGCGCGGCGGACGGCGGCATCTACATCACCCTGCCGACCTCAACGGGTGTCAATAACCCGAAGAACCTCATCACGCTGGGCAGCAGCTTCTTCAGCGCCGCCAACAACCCCATCGTGGTGACGGCGACCTGGGGCGACATCGCCTTCGGCAACTCTTTCACGCCCTTCGCCAGCACCGACATCACGATCACGGCGACCCACGGGTCGATCCTGAACCCGAACAGCATCGGCTTGCGCGCCAGCTCCACCGGCACGGTGACCCTCACCGCCGGGAAGGACATCGGCTCGTCGGACAAGGCGGTGAGCGCGCAGGGCGGTACGGTCGTGGCCACCGCGGGCGGTTCGATCTGGCTCGGCCTGGGCACCGGCCCGACCGGGCTGGACAGCCTGACGGCCGGCGGTGACATCACCGTCACGAAGTCCAACGGCGTCATGACCGTCGGGTCGGTCAACGCCAACAACGGCACCGGAACGGTCACGCTGACGA
This window contains:
- a CDS encoding filamentous hemagglutinin N-terminal domain-containing protein, whose product is MGKGNVTNTPGITEIPGARRHRQTLRQRLLLSSATESPQRGGGTRRQRRAAKAKGGIDFARLALRSVIGVALSTLFAGAAYANPLEGTVTAGSATIRSATPKSMEILQSTDKAIINWKSFSIDAGEKVTFQQPSASSVTLNRVTGADPSKIMGSLSANGTVMLVNPNGVVIGAGAKVDVGGLVATTANISDANFMAGKYQFDQASTKPNAMVVNEGDITVKDSGLAALVAPHVRNSGVIRAKLGKVALGGAETFTLDFHGDGLISFDASSAVKTVAKDADGKPVAALVVNSGEIAAEGGSVTLSARAVKGVIDNVINTDGVIKATSVGSANGKIVLSGGDNGKVTIGGTVDASGRGEGQTGGTVVATGAEIAVKKNARVDASGSKGGGEVAIGSKTGRSGTWSDKVTVEAGATLSADAVKSGKGGVVTVLSQKSTKHAGKISARGGAEGGDGGFAEVSSHKDITLTGSVDLTAPKGAAGVFLLDPESLRIVSSAGGSQDGAASDGTIGVNDPNLGSGDAVNTVSKQVLESIAGNANIVLEASGEIKVETSLDLQTTTGHSFTLRSLTSGGIAFTDASYEIRTNGGDIVLEANGMASSLTKIGKLTTRGGSVRLTATDNVQLANLIDTTPVSGSAGAVSVNAQSGTLTALDAGRIVGGPVTLTAGSAIGASGAAVSTSSTQLSLVTGGNLFVTNDQTLTDLSVTSTHRTVGADSQFFLASTGLTFTVTDSSGSTALDTISQVGGLNSFAFRGDRTIQVGTVNAGAGSVALTSTAGNITGTSAGLLTGGALTLTARGSSGSNGAIGTSSQALNTAGSSLTATAGSGGINLSNTGALALASLTSGGATTVAATGDLTVGAVASGGALSLTSGGSILNDADASTTISAYNLSLDAAGSIGTSGTALTTGSYLVSATSGSGGIHLTTSGTANLTSFVSTDGDIAVTTGGTTSIGTMTSANGTSNISVTANGAVSSIAANTVNAGANGNVTLTTANGDVYATSGTITGNVVTINAGGITSNVSVNTAAKTLSVANGSGTVTVNQTGAVTVDNITSSGSSVALTVSGGAATLGTIKTPTGAISVTVTGGAILGKDANNRLSANSVTLSTDGAIGSAATHLRTSTASLTLTNVGNLYLDNSGVILTGLSITNRHVGTNANALELTSEYFNFVVGDNGTATILEAVGSPKLKTLSFNSDIDLIVGDLATVGTGGTVTLTSTTGSILDDGSRNTRVNAETVKLSAAAGSLGDANAPLALNATKLTLTTGGNLHVTNLSDMAELGITSTHADTSVVNSYSITAPNFAFDLTDDATNGYLLRTLVDTTGQIFSFKGDRDIRLGRVDLTYKTGVLPDNGTPSPSETYSIFNAETTNGSILDDGSKTTVVLAGSVNLKASKAIGSGTGTEYLDIVTPVLNASAADGGIYITLPTSTGVNNPKNLITLGSSFFSAANNPIVVTATWGDIAFGNSFTPFASTDITITATHGSILNPNSIGLRASSTGTVTLTAGKDIGSSDKAVSAQGGTVVATAGGSIWLGLGTGPTGLDSLTAGGDITVTKSNGVMTVGSVNANNGTGTVTLTNTSGSIQDDSDSTTVIAADKVILSANGSVGGGTALNLATANLSITTGGSIGITNTMALTDLKLKRGSYSGGTIAISTVGGQTFTLSDTSSQSYIQTVTSSTPLNFTFEAPREVKVGTLNVGAGGSVAITSSGSIINNGSSGKITAGKVSLTAGDSSSIGASTLTGAISLDTGDLSLTAGRDLYVDNNGRAFNSLAITSTNSTTASATKSTFSIGSTGSQIYSLADSGTTHTIDITGAGNSNFSFSGKKHIVVSEIVAGGGSVSLTTAGGGENSTITMSGGGVIAASSVTLSANGSGTNGGSIGTSTRAVKTSASSLTLVSNGDLYINNNNTALTALDVTVTHKSSTSTGTYQFNALGSNRSFTVTEASGIQTLALSTPSSGGSAYMDLRYSVDRGIVAGAIDAGTSSTGSVTLISTGSATGASGGPSINGNGSGTITAGSVSLTATGSNGNVGGTTKVQTSTTKLAITSGGNVSVDNGQNVTLSELTLDFRHQKSGNSPTATPSFRKT